A stretch of Natronococcus sp. CG52 DNA encodes these proteins:
- a CDS encoding cation:proton antiporter regulatory subunit, which translates to MTIYESDLPGVGKKFEVELDGGERLVIVTHNTGKREVYLKPDPDADSDKLFELSDQLARKVGTILEGAYFQPVQTDRVETMLSDETFLEWYSVEENSELAGVSIGESNVRERTGVSVVAIQRDDEVITPPTPDTVIETGDTVVVVGEQEDCLEFEKLISGESEA; encoded by the coding sequence ATGACCATCTACGAGAGCGACCTCCCGGGCGTCGGCAAGAAGTTCGAGGTCGAACTCGACGGCGGCGAACGGCTCGTCATCGTGACCCACAACACCGGCAAGCGAGAGGTCTACCTCAAACCGGACCCCGACGCCGACAGCGACAAACTGTTCGAACTGTCGGATCAGCTGGCCCGAAAGGTCGGTACGATTCTCGAGGGCGCGTACTTTCAGCCGGTTCAGACCGATCGCGTGGAGACGATGCTCTCCGACGAAACGTTCCTCGAGTGGTACAGCGTCGAAGAGAATTCCGAACTCGCGGGCGTTTCGATCGGCGAGTCCAACGTTCGCGAGCGGACCGGCGTTTCCGTCGTCGCGATCCAGCGCGACGACGAGGTTATCACCCCGCCGACGCCGGACACCGTTATCGAGACCGGTGATACAGTCGTGGTCGTCGGCGAACAGGAGGACTGCCTCGAGTTCGAGAAGCTGATCAGCGGCGAGAGCGAAGCCTGA
- a CDS encoding phosphatase PAP2 family protein, with product MNRDLGVTEAIRRAVPEWTVSLFDAIALLGDEFVVVAVLLGIAAAEAVRSVRRDVDRPLSRRTGFVLGVVLGGLALTLLLKTAFGFSRPPESLQAIPREGEGFPSGHTMAATILWGALALRSRTSTHRRRLLAAALLVGLVGLSRLVLGVHYFVDIVASVGFGAGYLLATEAALDGDPERAFAVAVALGGLSLIVTGGATDGLLAFAGCVGGAAGWLALNRPAVRNLWSTLAQ from the coding sequence ATGAACCGGGATCTCGGCGTCACCGAAGCGATTCGTCGCGCAGTGCCGGAGTGGACCGTCTCCCTCTTCGATGCGATCGCGCTTCTCGGCGACGAGTTCGTCGTCGTGGCCGTCCTGCTCGGGATCGCGGCCGCCGAAGCGGTCCGTTCGGTCCGACGGGACGTCGATCGGCCGCTCTCGAGGCGGACGGGGTTCGTCCTGGGCGTCGTCCTCGGCGGACTGGCGCTGACGCTCCTTCTGAAGACCGCGTTCGGGTTCTCGCGGCCGCCGGAGTCGTTGCAGGCGATTCCGCGGGAGGGCGAGGGATTTCCCAGCGGACACACGATGGCGGCGACGATTCTCTGGGGAGCACTGGCGCTCCGGAGCAGAACGTCCACGCACCGACGACGGCTGCTCGCCGCGGCGCTCCTCGTCGGACTCGTCGGGCTGTCCCGACTCGTCCTCGGGGTCCACTATTTCGTCGACATCGTCGCGTCGGTCGGCTTCGGCGCGGGCTACCTGCTCGCCACCGAAGCGGCGCTCGACGGCGATCCGGAGCGAGCGTTCGCGGTCGCCGTCGCACTCGGCGGACTGTCGCTGATCGTCACCGGCGGGGCGACCGACGGGCTGCTGGCGTTCGCCGGGTGTGTCGGCGGCGCGGCGGGATGGTTGGCGCTGAACCGACCGGCGGTCCGAAACCTGTGGTCCACCCTCGCCCAGTGA
- a CDS encoding methylglyoxal synthase: MTRVALIAHDEKKPDLIEFAQHHEEQLREYELIATGTTGKRLMEETDLEIDRKQSGPLGGDLMIGSEVAEARLDGIVFLRDPLRAQPHEPDISALLRICDVHDTALATNLASAEFLIEGLAD, translated from the coding sequence ATGACTCGCGTCGCGCTTATCGCCCACGACGAGAAGAAGCCGGATCTCATCGAGTTCGCACAGCACCACGAGGAACAGTTGCGAGAGTACGAACTGATCGCGACCGGCACGACGGGGAAGCGACTGATGGAGGAAACCGACCTCGAGATAGACCGGAAGCAGTCCGGTCCCCTCGGCGGCGACCTGATGATCGGCTCCGAGGTCGCGGAGGCCAGACTCGACGGGATCGTCTTCCTTCGCGATCCGCTGCGCGCCCAGCCCCACGAGCCGGATATCTCCGCACTCCTGCGGATCTGTGACGTCCACGACACGGCGCTGGCGACGAACCTCGCCTCCGCGGAGTTCCTCATCGAGGGACTCGCCGACTGA
- the pyrF gene encoding orotidine-5'-phosphate decarboxylase: MNFFDRLHDRIRTVDSVVSVGLDPDPSRIPDHLQDHDLPRWAFNRRIIDATHEHAAVFKPNAAFYEDPDGWRALEETIAYAQGKGVPVLLDAKRADIGNTTRQYAQLLDSADAITVNPYMGRDSLQPFLADEESGIFVLCRTSNPGGADIQDLELETGEPVYERVAALADLWNENDNVGLVVGATNPDELEELREQVPDLPFLVPGIGAQGGDAEAAVEYGLSGEVGLINSSRGIIFAGENEGERFASASGQAAKRLKKRLNQYRD; encoded by the coding sequence ATGAACTTCTTCGATCGCCTGCACGACCGGATTCGGACGGTCGACAGCGTCGTCTCGGTGGGGCTCGACCCCGACCCGTCGCGCATCCCTGACCACCTGCAGGACCACGACCTCCCGCGGTGGGCGTTCAACCGTCGGATCATCGACGCGACACACGAACACGCCGCCGTCTTCAAGCCGAACGCGGCCTTCTACGAGGACCCCGACGGCTGGCGAGCCTTAGAGGAGACGATCGCCTACGCGCAAGGGAAGGGCGTTCCCGTCCTGCTCGACGCCAAGCGGGCCGATATCGGCAACACGACGCGCCAGTACGCCCAGCTGCTCGACAGCGCGGACGCGATCACCGTCAACCCCTACATGGGTCGCGACTCGCTGCAGCCGTTCCTGGCCGACGAGGAGTCCGGGATCTTCGTCCTCTGCCGGACCTCGAATCCCGGCGGCGCGGACATCCAAGACCTCGAGCTCGAGACCGGCGAACCCGTCTACGAGCGAGTGGCTGCGCTCGCGGATCTCTGGAACGAAAACGACAACGTCGGTCTCGTCGTCGGTGCGACCAACCCCGACGAACTCGAGGAACTGCGCGAGCAGGTCCCCGATCTCCCCTTCCTCGTGCCGGGTATCGGCGCGCAGGGTGGCGATGCGGAGGCCGCCGTCGAGTACGGACTGTCGGGCGAGGTCGGCCTGATCAACTCCTCGCGAGGTATTATTTTCGCGGGCGAAAACGAGGGCGAGCGGTTCGCGAGTGCCAGCGGCCAGGCGGCCAAACGGCTCAAGAAGCGACTGAACCAGTACCGCGACTAG
- a CDS encoding DUF7504 family protein, with amino-acid sequence MTNDCSRTRDGSRGGSEGSTATEISTRPSVAIVEQIADEAGISPLGLRPLNDTIDADALDQLLDDADETANDAWPTVVFTYANHRVCVTADGQITLSSPSATDISVVDEWTHVSIVETSDEADVATRAVSAVAEHSGRDLAKVRSAIGNVVDIDAIARLGEERGNGASRSGATVLFSVLGYDVVVESNGTIAVGSTLKRLKQTGGNVLIAGAVPDALTDVASANLLGDPERGRRHVFALLDRDGTVVPARLGSTDATAARVVDYTAASRSAASAQPTVDGGPAVTDEPTDLDELGTAIETEIRALVAGTALCEPGELRLCVDSLRPVLDQRDAEEAVAFLEPICESVRGVSGLAHYVLPVDRDEPVVRTLESLFDATIELRVTESGPEQRWHLHESHYTTDWFPLAPVQ; translated from the coding sequence ATGACGAACGATTGCTCTCGGACGCGAGACGGATCTCGGGGTGGTAGCGAAGGTTCTACAGCTACCGAGATCTCGACTCGTCCGAGTGTCGCAATCGTCGAGCAGATCGCGGACGAAGCCGGAATCTCGCCGCTCGGGTTGCGGCCGCTGAACGACACGATCGATGCGGACGCTCTGGACCAACTGCTCGATGACGCGGACGAGACAGCGAACGACGCGTGGCCGACCGTCGTCTTTACGTACGCGAACCACCGCGTTTGCGTGACCGCCGACGGCCAGATAACGCTCTCGAGTCCCAGCGCTACCGACATCTCGGTCGTCGACGAGTGGACTCACGTTTCGATCGTCGAGACGTCAGACGAAGCAGACGTCGCGACGCGCGCCGTGTCGGCAGTCGCCGAGCACTCCGGACGGGACCTCGCGAAGGTTCGGTCGGCGATCGGGAACGTCGTCGACATCGACGCGATAGCTCGACTCGGAGAGGAGCGCGGAAACGGGGCGTCGCGATCCGGGGCCACCGTGTTGTTTTCGGTACTCGGTTACGACGTCGTCGTCGAGTCCAACGGAACGATCGCCGTCGGATCCACGCTCAAACGGCTGAAACAGACCGGAGGGAACGTGTTGATCGCCGGCGCCGTCCCCGATGCGCTCACCGACGTCGCCAGCGCCAATCTGCTCGGCGACCCCGAGCGCGGCCGCCGGCACGTTTTCGCGTTACTCGATCGCGACGGCACCGTCGTTCCCGCCCGTCTGGGTTCGACGGACGCGACGGCCGCGCGCGTCGTCGACTACACGGCGGCGTCGCGTTCCGCGGCGAGCGCACAGCCGACCGTCGACGGCGGCCCCGCTGTCACCGACGAGCCGACCGATCTCGACGAGCTCGGGACGGCGATCGAGACGGAAATCAGGGCGCTCGTAGCGGGAACGGCCCTCTGTGAACCGGGAGAGCTCCGCCTCTGCGTCGACTCGCTGCGGCCGGTGCTGGACCAGCGCGACGCGGAGGAAGCCGTCGCGTTCCTCGAACCGATCTGCGAATCGGTTCGAGGCGTATCGGGGCTCGCACACTACGTGCTGCCGGTCGACCGGGACGAGCCGGTCGTACGGACGCTCGAGTCGCTGTTCGACGCGACGATCGAACTTCGAGTGACCGAGTCGGGTCCCGAGCAGCGGTGGCACCTTCACGAGAGCCACTACACGACCGACTGGTTCCCCCTCGCCCCCGTCCAGTGA
- a CDS encoding SDR family NAD(P)-dependent oxidoreductase translates to MARTAVIAGVGPGLGESIARTFVDENCRVGLFARSADYLEELADDLGEDAVAVPTDVTDPEQVEAGFRTVRDAFGTVDVLVNHASGGAWKGIRGLSPDEFERAWRVSAYGGLLCSQAAVEDMLAEDGGTVVFTGATSSVRGRDGALGFSSAKFAVRGMAESMARDLGPDGIHVAHVVIDGQIGSSGSRGGASDHDDTELLDPDAIADSYWHLVTQDRSAWTLELDVRPHVEDF, encoded by the coding sequence ATGGCACGCACAGCCGTGATCGCCGGCGTCGGACCCGGACTCGGAGAATCAATCGCACGCACGTTCGTCGACGAGAACTGTCGAGTCGGGCTGTTCGCGCGCTCGGCGGACTACCTCGAGGAGCTGGCCGACGACCTCGGTGAGGACGCAGTCGCCGTCCCGACGGACGTCACCGACCCCGAACAGGTCGAGGCAGGGTTTCGGACGGTTCGCGACGCGTTCGGAACGGTGGACGTCCTCGTCAACCACGCGAGCGGCGGTGCGTGGAAGGGAATCCGAGGTCTCTCGCCCGACGAGTTCGAACGGGCGTGGCGCGTCTCGGCCTACGGCGGATTGCTGTGCTCGCAGGCGGCGGTCGAGGACATGCTCGCCGAGGATGGTGGGACCGTCGTCTTCACGGGAGCGACTTCGTCGGTTCGCGGCCGAGACGGCGCACTCGGCTTCAGTTCGGCTAAGTTCGCGGTTCGCGGGATGGCGGAATCGATGGCCCGAGATCTCGGGCCCGACGGAATCCACGTCGCCCACGTCGTGATCGACGGGCAGATCGGATCCTCGGGCAGCCGCGGAGGAGCGTCCGACCACGACGATACGGAATTGCTCGATCCGGACGCGATCGCCGACTCGTACTGGCACCTCGTGACCCAGGATCGATCGGCGTGGACGCTCGAACTCGACGTTCGTCCGCACGTCGAGGACTTCTGA
- a CDS encoding DUF7344 domain-containing protein: MVDYRSEKSDGQSAPGEFRLDAPAVDDQRSSVDELLSLLGHQRRRDVLYYLSENEIADVESLATTIAAREADLPVEQITADEREPVLIDLYHNQLPKLADRQLVEYDSRSGTVRWTSPTADLEQVLECCHDLETDAE, from the coding sequence ATGGTTGATTATCGTTCCGAGAAGTCCGACGGCCAGTCAGCGCCGGGCGAGTTTCGACTCGACGCGCCTGCTGTCGACGATCAACGGTCGTCAGTCGACGAACTGCTCTCGCTTCTCGGTCATCAGCGGCGCCGCGACGTCCTGTACTACCTCTCCGAAAACGAGATCGCGGACGTCGAGTCGCTGGCGACGACGATCGCCGCTCGCGAGGCTGACCTGCCGGTCGAGCAGATCACGGCCGACGAGCGGGAACCGGTGCTGATCGACCTCTATCACAATCAGCTGCCGAAACTGGCCGATCGGCAACTGGTCGAGTACGACAGTCGGAGCGGCACAGTCAGGTGGACGTCACCGACCGCCGACCTCGAGCAGGTTCTCGAGTGCTGTCACGATCTCGAGACGGACGCCGAGTAG
- a CDS encoding VOC family protein encodes MTTLSAHHVGITVSDLEKTLPFYRDTLGLSVVDRFEVGGDAFADAVDVDGASARFAHLEADGIRLELVAYDPGAPARPTPDIDEPGAIHVGLAVADLETVYEELPDEVPTLSEPRTTESGTSICFLRDPEGNLVELLEA; translated from the coding sequence ATGACGACACTCAGCGCACACCACGTCGGGATCACCGTCAGCGACCTCGAGAAGACGCTCCCGTTCTACCGCGATACCCTCGGCCTCTCGGTCGTCGATCGGTTCGAGGTCGGCGGCGACGCCTTCGCCGACGCCGTCGACGTCGACGGTGCGAGCGCCCGATTCGCCCACCTCGAGGCCGACGGGATCCGGCTGGAGCTCGTGGCGTACGATCCCGGGGCGCCGGCCCGACCGACCCCCGATATCGACGAACCGGGGGCGATCCACGTCGGACTCGCCGTCGCCGACCTCGAGACCGTCTACGAGGAACTCCCCGACGAGGTGCCGACGCTCAGCGAGCCCCGAACGACCGAGAGCGGAACGTCGATTTGCTTCCTGCGTGATCCCGAGGGCAATCTCGTCGAACTGCTCGAGGCGTGA